Proteins from a genomic interval of Mesobacillus sp. S13:
- a CDS encoding YlaH-like family protein: protein MDVSQRLSFFAALFRVDENPTVGMWMLYLTIAALSILVYKLGFAQKLPLFKSIVIYVFLLLGSTVLTFLAIFLPITEGLVVAALILIIYKLRLRQHKKAEANVK from the coding sequence ATGGATGTAAGCCAGAGGTTATCATTTTTTGCAGCATTATTCAGGGTAGATGAAAATCCGACAGTTGGTATGTGGATGCTTTACCTTACAATTGCCGCTCTCAGCATCCTTGTATATAAACTAGGATTCGCACAGAAGCTGCCATTGTTTAAGAGTATCGTCATCTATGTGTTTCTGTTACTTGGCTCTACAGTCCTGACCTTCCTTGCTATTTTCCTTCCCATCACGGAAGGACTTGTGGTCGCAGCGCTTATCCTGATCATTTACAAGCTCAGGCTGCGCCAGCATAAAAAAGCAGAAGCGAATGTCAAATAG
- a CDS encoding YlaI family protein, producing MRVKCVLCDKIENINSDTLQAKRLRNRPIHTYMCEPCNERIADKTNNRIATGNFKLYRSNIKKDDW from the coding sequence ATGAGAGTCAAATGTGTACTGTGCGACAAAATCGAGAATATTAACAGCGATACCCTTCAGGCTAAGCGGCTAAGGAACCGGCCGATCCATACATATATGTGTGAACCATGCAATGAACGAATTGCCGATAAAACAAACAACCGAATCGCCACAGGGAACTTTAAGCTATACCGTTCAAATATAAAGAAGGATGATTGGTGA
- a CDS encoding pyridoxamine 5'-phosphate oxidase family protein: MANQVEPKLIKPLFDELQKERFVTLATVDYETGGPNVSAISWVLAKDEDTVYFAVDNRSRIIENIKSNDKAVINLIANESTYSISGTASVKQEKLEGVPLKLALVEIKVGEVRDVMFYGSKIVSEPQYDKTYDKDAAARLDNQVMDAMRKA, from the coding sequence ATGGCAAATCAAGTAGAACCTAAACTGATCAAACCATTGTTTGATGAACTACAGAAAGAGCGTTTTGTTACCTTGGCAACAGTGGACTACGAAACCGGCGGACCGAATGTCAGTGCAATTTCATGGGTGCTGGCCAAAGATGAGGATACTGTTTACTTTGCGGTAGATAACCGTTCTCGAATCATCGAGAATATCAAGAGCAATGACAAAGCGGTAATCAACCTGATCGCAAATGAATCTACATATTCCATCAGCGGGACAGCGAGCGTCAAGCAGGAAAAACTTGAAGGTGTACCGTTGAAGCTGGCATTAGTTGAAATCAAGGTCGGCGAAGTAAGGGACGTTATGTTCTATGGGTCAAAAATTGTCTCTGAACCTCAATACGACAAGACATATGATAAAGATGCAGCAGCGCGCCTTGATAATCAGGTGATGGATGCAATGAGAAAAGCTTAG
- a CDS encoding YhcN/YlaJ family sporulation lipoprotein, producing MIRLVTAISIVLLLTACNGQNNANTDDKDHKVKVQNSVIENVDRQSGQKISRHLVNLTTHIPNVDDAAAVVVGRYAIVGIDVNDKMERSEVDTVKYTVAEALKKDPHGARAVVLADPDITARLREISEDIQNGQPIQGIMNELSDITGRVMPEVPADMIEPQTKSPTEDPKKKLNEDEQKDLEKEQEKQSNYHK from the coding sequence ATGATAAGATTGGTTACTGCAATCTCGATTGTATTGCTTTTGACTGCGTGCAATGGACAGAACAATGCAAACACAGATGACAAAGATCATAAGGTCAAGGTCCAGAATAGTGTCATTGAAAACGTGGACCGCCAATCTGGCCAGAAGATCTCCCGCCATCTGGTAAACTTGACCACTCACATCCCGAATGTTGACGACGCTGCTGCTGTAGTAGTCGGACGCTATGCCATCGTTGGAATTGACGTAAATGATAAGATGGAAAGATCTGAAGTAGACACTGTTAAATATACAGTGGCCGAAGCTTTAAAAAAGGATCCGCACGGTGCTAGGGCAGTCGTGCTTGCGGACCCCGATATCACAGCGAGATTGAGGGAGATATCAGAGGATATACAGAACGGCCAGCCAATTCAGGGGATCATGAACGAGCTTTCAGACATAACTGGAAGAGTGATGCCAGAGGTTCCTGCAGACATGATTGAACCTCAGACAAAAAGCCCTACTGAAGACCCAAAGAAAAAACTCAACGAGGATGAACAAAAAGATTTGGAGAAGGAACAGGAAAAACAATCCAACTATCATAAATGA
- a CDS encoding PhoH family protein has translation MSKIYVLDTNVLLQDPHAIFSFQDNEVVIPAVVLEEVDSKKRYMDEIGRNARQVSRLIDGMRETGKLHEKINLEGGGTLRIELNHRSFHQLQEIFVEKTNDNRILAVAKNLSLEEETKEDGRPVILVSKDALVRVKADAIGLIAEDFLSDRVVEINHLYSGYAEVYLEIEEINRFYEKGELNISDLKGQNFLYPNQFVIMKDILGSSASSIGMVDSKNKKVKKLVFEHEGKHIWGIKPRNVQQIMAMELLLRQDMPLITLIGRAGTGKTLLALASGLLQTEDLGIFKKLLVARPIVPVGKDLGFLPGEKEEKLRPWMQPIYDNLEFLFNTKKPGELDAILAGMGSIEVEALTYIRGRSIPDQFIIIDEAQNLTKHEVKTILTRVGERSKIVLMGDPDQIDHPYLDAYNNGLTYVVEKFKDQQIAGHVRLVKGERSPLAQLAADLLN, from the coding sequence TTGAGTAAAATATACGTACTGGATACAAACGTCTTACTACAGGATCCGCACGCGATCTTTTCCTTTCAAGACAATGAAGTTGTCATACCTGCTGTAGTTCTGGAGGAAGTGGATTCAAAGAAAAGATATATGGATGAGATTGGGCGCAATGCACGCCAGGTTTCAAGGCTTATAGATGGCATGAGGGAGACAGGTAAGCTGCATGAGAAAATCAATCTTGAGGGCGGTGGAACGCTAAGAATTGAATTGAACCATCGATCCTTCCATCAACTCCAGGAAATCTTTGTTGAAAAAACAAATGACAATCGAATACTGGCGGTAGCTAAGAATCTGAGTCTGGAAGAAGAAACGAAGGAAGATGGGCGCCCCGTGATCCTTGTCAGTAAGGACGCGCTTGTCCGAGTCAAAGCAGATGCCATCGGGCTGATTGCAGAAGATTTTTTAAGTGACAGGGTGGTAGAAATTAACCATCTGTATTCGGGCTATGCCGAAGTGTACTTAGAAATAGAAGAAATCAATCGTTTTTATGAAAAAGGAGAATTGAATATCTCTGATTTAAAAGGGCAAAACTTCCTTTACCCCAATCAGTTTGTCATCATGAAGGATATACTGGGCAGTTCTGCATCGTCAATAGGTATGGTCGATTCAAAAAATAAAAAAGTGAAAAAACTTGTTTTTGAACATGAAGGAAAGCATATTTGGGGAATCAAGCCGAGAAATGTTCAGCAAATCATGGCGATGGAACTGCTTTTGCGGCAAGACATGCCTTTAATCACCTTGATAGGGCGTGCAGGAACGGGGAAAACTTTGCTCGCTTTGGCATCTGGACTTCTTCAGACGGAAGACCTGGGCATATTTAAAAAGCTGCTTGTTGCTCGGCCGATCGTGCCTGTAGGGAAGGATCTTGGCTTCTTGCCTGGTGAAAAAGAGGAAAAGCTAAGACCATGGATGCAGCCTATTTATGATAATCTTGAATTTCTATTCAACACAAAAAAACCTGGCGAACTTGATGCCATCCTCGCCGGAATGGGTTCAATCGAGGTAGAAGCATTAACGTATATCAGGGGACGGAGCATACCAGATCAATTCATTATTATTGACGAAGCACAGAACCTGACAAAGCATGAGGTGAAGACGATCCTCACAAGGGTGGGGGAACGAAGTAAAATCGTCTTGATGGGCGACCCTGACCAGATTGACCATCCATACCTGGACGCCTACAATAATGGCCTGACTTATGTGGTGGAAAAATTCAAGGACCAGCAGATTGCCGGTCATGTGCGGCTCGTTAAAGGAGAACGTTCACCTCTTGCCCAGCTAGCAGCCGATCTATTGAATTAA
- a CDS encoding peptidyl-prolyl cis-trans isomerase, whose protein sequence is METIIPITGKVKYKITLDPGVWIFDDRKVDLNTYFSEDQKADDALEEYTKSVSKHWDREIMEGAVYPPTLKTEVKFEKEKVLTGTFGIPFKPFLVNAEPDQTAKTVIIEYGDNAQAALPLVEATQIILGFSRDGKPLKEDGPLHVYYQDGSNKDNPIKNVTGFKVE, encoded by the coding sequence ATGGAGACAATCATCCCTATTACAGGTAAAGTCAAATACAAAATCACCTTGGATCCTGGTGTCTGGATTTTCGACGACCGTAAAGTAGACTTGAATACATATTTCAGTGAAGATCAGAAGGCTGATGATGCCCTTGAGGAGTATACGAAATCTGTTTCAAAACATTGGGACCGTGAAATTATGGAGGGTGCTGTCTATCCGCCAACACTCAAGACAGAAGTGAAGTTTGAGAAGGAAAAAGTGCTGACAGGCACTTTTGGCATTCCCTTCAAGCCATTTCTCGTTAATGCCGAACCAGATCAGACTGCGAAGACTGTTATAATTGAGTATGGTGATAATGCTCAGGCAGCACTTCCTCTGGTAGAAGCCACTCAGATCATCCTCGGCTTTTCCAGGGACGGAAAGCCTCTAAAAGAAGACGGACCATTGCATGTCTATTATCAGGATGGCTCCAATAAGGACAATCCGATCAAGAATGTTACCGGATTCAAAGTGGAATAA
- a CDS encoding YlaN family protein, whose product MASDMIINHQEKAHALLKADADKILKLIKVQMDNLTMPQCPLYEEVLDTQMFGLSREIDFAVRLGLIEESDGKVILDQLEQELSILHEASLKK is encoded by the coding sequence TTGGCGTCTGATATGATAATTAACCATCAGGAAAAAGCCCATGCCTTATTAAAGGCTGACGCTGATAAAATTTTAAAGCTGATCAAAGTGCAAATGGATAACCTTACAATGCCTCAATGCCCTCTTTATGAAGAGGTTTTAGATACGCAAATGTTTGGATTATCAAGAGAGATAGATTTTGCAGTAAGACTCGGCTTAATCGAAGAATCAGATGGAAAAGTAATTCTTGACCAGCTGGAACAAGAGCTTTCCATTTTGCATGAGGCTTCGTTAAAAAAATAA
- a CDS encoding FtsW/RodA/SpoVE family cell cycle protein has protein sequence MFKKILKSYDYSLIIVVALLCLFGLVMVYSASMVTAIQRYDYPSDFFFQKQKFNLTLATFLFVLAALFPYKAMKSTKLLMLMVAFILCGLGALFVFGKVTNNALSWFELGARSLQPSEFAKLSVIIYLSAVYAKKQAYINEFNKGVVPPLVYLILVCMLVAIQPDFGTAAIIFAIASTIIISSGMNLKNIAKLILFGLAFLAPFILFLQDEIFSETRVGRFTAYSNPFTDEQNTGYHLANSYYAIGSGGLKGLGLGESVQKLGYLPEPHTDFIIAIISEELGIFGVGFVLLSLAFIVLKGIHIGLKCKDPFGSLLAIGIASMIGIQSFVNLGGASGVIPLTGVPLPFVSYGGSSLLQLAIATGILVNVSMFVNYEEKYKKDKAPQPKASPAVVNTNTFKFRS, from the coding sequence ATGTTTAAAAAAATACTGAAATCCTATGACTATTCATTGATCATTGTTGTTGCGCTCTTGTGCTTGTTCGGCCTTGTCATGGTTTACAGTGCCAGCATGGTCACTGCCATCCAAAGGTATGATTATCCTAGCGATTTTTTCTTTCAAAAACAAAAGTTCAACTTAACGCTTGCAACATTCCTGTTTGTTTTAGCGGCATTGTTTCCTTACAAGGCGATGAAAAGCACAAAGTTATTAATGTTAATGGTAGCTTTTATCCTGTGTGGATTAGGCGCTTTGTTTGTCTTCGGGAAAGTGACGAACAATGCATTGAGCTGGTTCGAATTGGGCGCTAGAAGCTTGCAGCCGTCAGAGTTTGCGAAATTAAGTGTAATCATCTATCTATCAGCCGTATATGCTAAAAAGCAAGCCTACATAAACGAGTTCAACAAAGGGGTTGTACCGCCTCTTGTCTACTTGATTTTAGTGTGTATGCTGGTCGCGATTCAGCCTGACTTCGGAACTGCGGCAATCATTTTTGCTATTGCCTCAACGATTATTATTTCTTCAGGAATGAACTTGAAAAATATCGCCAAGCTGATATTATTTGGACTCGCATTCCTTGCTCCTTTTATTCTGTTTCTTCAGGATGAAATCTTTTCTGAAACAAGGGTAGGAAGGTTTACTGCTTACAGCAACCCTTTTACAGATGAACAAAATACAGGCTATCATCTAGCTAATTCTTATTATGCTATTGGTTCAGGCGGTTTGAAGGGTTTGGGCCTAGGGGAAAGTGTCCAGAAACTTGGATATTTGCCAGAGCCGCATACTGATTTCATTATCGCAATCATCTCGGAGGAATTAGGAATTTTCGGTGTAGGATTTGTATTGCTTAGTCTGGCATTCATCGTTTTGAAAGGAATCCATATCGGACTTAAGTGCAAGGATCCTTTTGGGAGTTTACTGGCAATCGGGATTGCAAGTATGATTGGTATCCAATCATTTGTTAATCTAGGGGGAGCTTCGGGGGTCATTCCGCTCACGGGTGTACCGCTGCCATTTGTCAGTTATGGAGGATCTTCCTTGTTACAGCTTGCCATAGCGACGGGAATCCTGGTGAATGTTTCGATGTTTGTTAACTACGAAGAGAAATATAAAAAGGACAAGGCTCCACAGCCAAAAGCTTCACCAGCTGTGGTAAACACGAATACCTTCAAGTTCAGATCTTAA
- a CDS encoding COX15/CtaA family protein: MNRSLKWLAVLTTIGMLFVLLGGALVTKTESGMGCGKSWPLCNGEFVPTDITPELVIELAHRLVSGSVGIMVLVLSIWTWKAIGHIRETKFLAVLSFFFLILQALIGAAAVVWGQSDFVLALHFGISLISFAAVLLLTLLIFEVDQKFQAEKLVIDKRMRFHIIGLAVYSYLVVYTGALVRHMNASLVCKDWPLCTNGGAFLPTNIYEWVQMGHRAAAGFIFIWVAYVTYIAVKHYKHEKVLYWGWIISMILVSLQVIAGALIIYTRLNLYIALGHAFFISVLFGVFSYFILLVSRSKKNAARVQNPKPVELSPATVK; encoded by the coding sequence ATGAATCGTTCCCTCAAGTGGCTGGCTGTTTTAACCACGATTGGGATGCTTTTTGTTTTGCTCGGGGGAGCTTTGGTTACCAAAACTGAATCCGGAATGGGTTGTGGGAAGTCCTGGCCGCTATGTAACGGGGAATTCGTTCCTACTGATATAACTCCGGAATTGGTAATAGAACTTGCCCACAGGTTGGTTTCAGGCAGCGTAGGCATTATGGTACTCGTATTGTCCATCTGGACTTGGAAGGCTATCGGGCATATACGCGAAACGAAGTTTTTGGCCGTTTTATCTTTCTTCTTTCTGATTCTACAGGCATTGATCGGTGCTGCCGCTGTCGTGTGGGGCCAATCTGACTTTGTCCTGGCACTGCACTTCGGTATATCACTAATTTCTTTTGCCGCTGTACTTTTATTGACGTTGCTTATATTTGAGGTCGATCAAAAGTTTCAAGCTGAAAAGCTGGTAATCGATAAAAGGATGAGATTCCATATAATCGGACTTGCTGTTTACAGCTATCTCGTCGTTTATACTGGAGCCCTGGTCAGACATATGAATGCAAGTTTAGTCTGCAAGGACTGGCCACTATGTACGAATGGAGGAGCATTCCTCCCAACAAATATATACGAGTGGGTACAGATGGGACACAGAGCTGCGGCTGGATTCATTTTTATTTGGGTCGCTTATGTTACCTATATCGCTGTCAAACATTACAAGCATGAAAAAGTTTTGTATTGGGGATGGATCATATCTATGATTCTCGTGTCCCTCCAGGTCATAGCAGGTGCTTTGATTATCTACACTAGACTGAATCTTTACATCGCCCTGGGACATGCATTCTTCATATCTGTTCTCTTTGGTGTCTTTAGCTACTTTATCCTTCTTGTTTCAAGAAGCAAGAAGAATGCCGCAAGAGTCCAAAACCCTAAACCAGTTGAACTTTCCCCGGCAACGGTGAAATAA
- the cyoE gene encoding heme o synthase — MSNSKALSEAVLENGQPAVVERTMMKDFLALIKVGIVNSNAMTTFTGLWLALHFSGARFLDNIDLILATLIGSSLIVAGSCSLNNYIDRDIDHLMERTKDRPTVTGKVQPGKVALMSFLLIGIGTAFLLTTTVTAAVIGLFGVFSYVVLYTLWSKRQYVSNTIVGSISGAVPPLIGWAAVDANLDVMAWMLFAIVFVWQPPHFYALAMRRAEEYRAAGIPMLPVVKGFKATKRSIYLWITALLPLPFFLQELGISFMVLATILNIGWLVLGIYLEKLKDDIKWAKLMFVYSLQYLTVMFVAMVIVTLI; from the coding sequence ATGTCTAATTCAAAAGCTTTATCAGAAGCTGTATTAGAAAACGGACAGCCGGCAGTCGTGGAGAGAACGATGATGAAAGACTTTCTTGCACTCATTAAAGTAGGAATTGTTAATTCCAATGCCATGACCACGTTTACTGGATTATGGTTAGCGCTTCATTTTAGCGGAGCGCGCTTCCTGGATAATATTGATTTGATTCTTGCGACATTGATTGGCTCCTCGCTGATCGTCGCTGGTTCATGCAGCTTGAATAACTACATCGACCGGGATATCGACCATTTAATGGAGCGGACGAAAGACAGACCGACTGTCACAGGGAAAGTCCAACCAGGTAAAGTGGCATTGATGAGTTTTCTTTTGATAGGGATTGGGACCGCGTTTTTGCTTACGACTACCGTTACGGCTGCTGTAATTGGCCTGTTCGGAGTTTTTAGTTATGTTGTTCTGTATACATTGTGGTCAAAGAGACAGTATGTTTCCAACACGATTGTCGGAAGTATTTCAGGAGCAGTACCGCCATTAATTGGTTGGGCTGCAGTTGACGCAAACCTTGATGTCATGGCCTGGATGCTTTTTGCCATCGTTTTTGTATGGCAGCCGCCGCATTTTTATGCTCTTGCCATGAGAAGGGCAGAAGAATACCGCGCAGCTGGAATCCCGATGCTTCCTGTCGTAAAAGGATTCAAAGCGACGAAGAGATCGATTTACCTATGGATTACAGCATTATTGCCGCTTCCATTCTTCCTTCAGGAGCTCGGAATCTCATTCATGGTTCTGGCGACAATCCTGAATATTGGATGGCTTGTTTTGGGAATCTACCTTGAAAAGCTTAAAGATGATATAAAATGGGCAAAACTGATGTTTGTATATTCTTTACAATACTTAACGGTCATGTTTGTCGCTATGGTAATTGTCACACTTATTTAA
- the coxB gene encoding cytochrome c oxidase subunit II: MKMLAKWRLLSLFTLMALVLSGCGEPYLSTLRPAGEVAQSQYELMLLSTAIMVGVIAVVTIIFIYVVMKFRRKNDNEIPKQVEGSHKLEILWTVIPILLLLILAVPTVAATFKLADVSPMEKKNAEGKTDALVVNVRANLYWWEFEYPNEEIITSQDLVVPTDEKVYFNLKASDVKHSFWIPSVGGKMDTNTDNINKFWLEFDSKGADEAGGLFYGKCAELCGPAHALMDFKVKALPRAEFDQWVADMQGVKEAVKAETATAQQGQEIFNNSCIGCHAVTPANTAPEAARVGPNLTNFGERSRIAGVLDHTPENLKKWLEDPEAYKPANKMTGKYPELSPEELDALTEYLMGLKVQK; this comes from the coding sequence ATGAAGATGCTTGCTAAATGGCGTCTGCTGTCATTGTTCACTTTGATGGCATTAGTCTTGTCCGGCTGTGGTGAGCCATACCTGTCTACATTAAGACCAGCAGGTGAAGTTGCTCAATCCCAGTATGAACTTATGTTGTTGAGCACGGCGATTATGGTGGGAGTAATTGCTGTCGTCACAATCATTTTTATCTATGTTGTCATGAAATTCCGCAGGAAGAACGACAACGAAATACCTAAGCAGGTAGAAGGAAGCCACAAGCTGGAAATTCTTTGGACTGTTATTCCGATCTTATTGCTTCTTATTCTTGCTGTTCCAACGGTTGCTGCAACTTTTAAGCTTGCAGATGTTTCCCCTATGGAAAAGAAAAACGCTGAAGGAAAGACAGATGCGCTTGTAGTTAACGTGCGCGCGAATCTTTACTGGTGGGAATTTGAGTATCCAAATGAAGAGATCATCACCAGCCAGGATTTAGTAGTCCCTACTGATGAAAAGGTTTACTTTAATCTTAAGGCTTCTGATGTAAAACACTCTTTCTGGATTCCTTCTGTTGGAGGAAAGATGGATACCAATACGGATAACATCAACAAATTCTGGCTCGAGTTCGATAGTAAAGGAGCCGATGAAGCTGGCGGACTTTTCTACGGAAAATGTGCTGAGCTTTGCGGACCTGCACACGCATTGATGGACTTCAAAGTAAAGGCATTGCCACGCGCTGAATTCGATCAATGGGTAGCTGACATGCAAGGAGTTAAAGAAGCTGTTAAGGCTGAAACTGCAACTGCACAGCAAGGGCAGGAAATCTTCAACAACAGCTGTATTGGATGTCACGCTGTAACTCCGGCAAACACAGCCCCAGAAGCAGCCCGTGTTGGTCCTAACTTGACAAATTTCGGTGAACGTTCTCGTATTGCTGGTGTTCTTGATCATACACCAGAGAACCTGAAAAAGTGGTTGGAAGACCCAGAAGCATATAAGCCGGCAAATAAGATGACTGGCAAGTATCCTGAGCTTTCACCTGAAGAACTAGATGCATTAACAGAATATCTGATGGGCTTGAAAGTCCAGAAATAA
- the ctaD gene encoding cytochrome c oxidase subunit I, with amino-acid sequence MSTYAQKKGFGATLWDYLTTVDHKKIAILYLMAGGFFFVIGGLEALFIRIQLAVPNNDFVSAGFYNEILTMHGTTMIFLAAMPLVFAFMNAVMPLQIGARDVAFPFLNSLGFWLFFFGGVFLNLSWFLGGAPDAGWTSYASLAIASETHGIDFYALGLQISGAGTLIGGINFLVTIVNMRAPGMTYMRMPMFTWATFVTSALILFAFPPLTVGLFLMIFDRMFGSNFFDVANGGNTIIWEHLFWIFGHPEVYILILPAFGIFSEIFAIFSRKRLFGYSSMVFATVLIGFLGFMVWAHHMFTTGLGPIANAIFAVATMAIAVPTGIKIFNWMFTMWGGSIKFTTPMLWAVAFIPSFVAGGVTGVMLASAAADYQYHDSYFVVAHFHYVIVGGVVFALFAGAHLYWPKMFGTMLSEKLGKVTFWLFLIGFHMTFFIQHFLGLMGMPRRIFTFLPGQGLETGNLISSVGAIFMAVATIVLLINVIMTQVKNEKVGNDPWGDGRTLEWAIASPPPFYNFKQLPLVRGLDAYWLEKMEGKNGMTPAEPLGDIHMPNNSFIPFVISFGLFIAAFGAMYRAETSWGLLVLILGMAVTLGAMFVRSIKDDHGFHIHKEDLMEDDNDKGAKA; translated from the coding sequence GTGAGTACCTATGCTCAGAAAAAGGGATTCGGCGCAACGTTATGGGACTACCTGACAACGGTTGACCATAAGAAAATCGCAATCCTTTATCTAATGGCTGGCGGATTCTTCTTCGTCATTGGCGGACTAGAAGCATTATTCATCCGTATTCAGCTAGCTGTACCTAACAATGATTTCGTAAGCGCGGGTTTTTATAATGAAATCCTGACAATGCATGGAACAACGATGATTTTCCTTGCTGCGATGCCGCTTGTATTTGCATTCATGAATGCTGTTATGCCACTTCAGATTGGTGCGCGTGACGTAGCATTCCCATTTTTGAACTCTTTAGGATTTTGGTTATTTTTCTTTGGTGGAGTATTCCTGAACCTTTCATGGTTCCTTGGTGGAGCTCCGGATGCTGGTTGGACTTCATACGCTTCTCTAGCAATTGCGTCTGAAACACACGGTATCGATTTTTATGCACTTGGTTTGCAGATATCCGGTGCGGGTACACTAATCGGGGGGATTAACTTCCTCGTAACGATCGTTAATATGCGTGCTCCGGGAATGACTTATATGAGGATGCCGATGTTCACTTGGGCAACATTCGTAACATCTGCGCTAATCCTGTTCGCATTCCCACCGCTAACTGTTGGCCTTTTCTTAATGATTTTTGATCGTATGTTTGGTTCAAATTTCTTTGATGTAGCAAATGGTGGTAACACAATCATCTGGGAACACCTATTCTGGATCTTTGGCCACCCGGAAGTTTATATCTTGATCTTGCCGGCATTCGGTATTTTCTCAGAAATATTTGCGATTTTCTCTAGAAAACGTCTTTTTGGTTACTCATCCATGGTGTTTGCAACCGTATTGATCGGTTTCCTTGGATTCATGGTATGGGCTCACCACATGTTCACAACTGGTCTTGGACCGATTGCGAACGCGATTTTCGCAGTAGCGACAATGGCGATCGCCGTTCCGACAGGTATCAAGATCTTTAACTGGATGTTCACGATGTGGGGAGGAAGCATCAAGTTCACTACTCCGATGCTTTGGGCTGTTGCCTTCATTCCATCATTCGTTGCTGGTGGGGTAACAGGTGTCATGCTTGCATCCGCTGCAGCTGACTATCAGTACCACGACAGCTATTTCGTTGTCGCTCACTTCCACTACGTTATCGTCGGTGGTGTAGTATTTGCCCTATTTGCTGGTGCGCACCTGTACTGGCCAAAAATGTTCGGCACAATGCTGAGCGAAAAATTAGGCAAAGTTACTTTCTGGTTATTCCTAATTGGTTTCCACATGACGTTCTTCATCCAGCACTTCCTTGGATTGATGGGGATGCCACGTCGTATCTTCACTTTCCTTCCTGGACAGGGACTTGAAACTGGAAACTTGATCAGTTCAGTTGGTGCCATCTTCATGGCAGTTGCAACGATCGTACTATTAATTAACGTCATCATGACACAAGTTAAAAATGAAAAAGTTGGAAACGACCCATGGGGCGATGGACGTACATTAGAGTGGGCAATTGCATCACCACCGCCATTCTACAACTTCAAGCAGCTTCCGCTTGTACGCGGACTTGATGCTTACTGGCTGGAAAAAATGGAAGGCAAGAATGGCATGACGCCTGCGGAACCGCTTGGCGATATCCATATGCCGAATAATTCTTTCATTCCTTTCGTTATCTCATTTGGTCTTTTCATCGCAGCATTTGGTGCAATGTACCGTGCAGAAACAAGCTGGGGACTACTTGTACTCATCCTCGGTATGGCAGTGACTTTAGGAGCGATGTTCGTACGCTCTATTAAAGATGATCATGGATTCCATATTCATAAAGAAGATTTAATGGAAGATGATAATGATAAGGGGGCAAAGGCATAA
- a CDS encoding cytochrome (ubi)quinol oxidase subunit III: protein MQAEEKFTYETWPAEPEKATLEAKNKFLGFWFFLGGETVLFATLFATYLALKDKVPSADHALAKDIFEIPLAFAATMLLLTSSLTSVYAMYHMKNFNFKKMQLWLGLTVALGAAFLGLEIYEFNHYVHEFGHTFTSSAFGSAFYTLVGFHGGHVAFGLAWIITLMVRNSKRGLNLYNAPKFYVASLYWHFIDVVWVFIFTVVYLMGMVG, encoded by the coding sequence ATGCAAGCTGAAGAAAAATTCACTTATGAAACATGGCCTGCGGAGCCTGAAAAAGCAACCCTCGAAGCAAAGAACAAGTTTTTGGGCTTCTGGTTCTTCCTTGGCGGAGAGACAGTATTGTTTGCGACTCTGTTCGCAACTTATCTAGCATTGAAAGATAAGGTGCCTAGTGCTGACCATGCACTTGCCAAGGATATCTTTGAAATACCGCTGGCGTTTGCAGCGACAATGCTACTTTTAACAAGCTCTTTGACAAGTGTATATGCTATGTATCATATGAAAAACTTCAATTTTAAGAAGATGCAGCTTTGGTTAGGCTTGACTGTAGCCCTTGGCGCGGCTTTCCTTGGGCTTGAGATTTATGAGTTCAATCACTATGTACACGAGTTTGGCCACACATTCACTAGCAGTGCATTTGGTTCAGCCTTCTACACACTAGTCGGTTTCCACGGTGGCCACGTTGCATTCGGTCTTGCTTGGATCATTACATTGATGGTCCGTAACTCCAAGCGTGGATTGAATCTGTACAACGCTCCTAAGTTCTATGTTGCCAGCCTTTACTGGCACTTCATCGACGTTGTATGGGTATTCATCTTCACGGTTGTATATCTAATGGGAATGGTGGGATAA